The genomic segment TGAACGCGGAGTAGAAACCAACACCGAACTGACCGATCAGCTTGCTGTCTTTTTTCTCGTCGCCAGACAGCTGCTTGAGGAACTCGGCGGTGCCGGACTTGGCGATGGTGCCCAGGTTGGCAATCACATCGTCGCGGTTCATGCCGATGCCGTTGTCGGCGATGGTGATGGTGCCGGCGTCTTTGTCGTAGTCCAGGCGGATTTTGAGTTCGGAGTCGCCTTCGTAGAGTTTGTCGTCTTTCAGGGCGGCGAAGCGGAGCTTGTCTTCGGCGTCTGAGGCGTTGGATATGAGCTCACGAAGGAAGATTTCCTTGTTCGAGTACAGAGAGTGGATCATCAGGTGAAGCAGTTGCTTTACTTCGGTCTGGAATCCCAGGGTCTCTTTGTTTGTTTCTACCGTCATGGCTGTGTTTTTCTCCTGCTCGGGTTTTAACTTTTGTGGAGCGGCCTGGGCCGGTAGGTTCTTCCAAAACACGCTGTGAATACGTCCATGTACGCTCTGCTCCGCCATCCATGGCTCCGCAAGGTTTTGGAAGAACCTACCGGCCCAGCCCACCCGACTTTTGAGTTAGGCCAGTGAAAGCACAATGTCTGGGCGAGCGGGTGGGGATGGCTTTCCGGAACCGTGCGGAGCCATGGGTGAAGAGCGAAAGCTCTTCACGGGCTGGCCATGGACGGCCAGCCCAGGACCCGCAGTGCGCCGCAGGAGCAATAAGCCCTGCGGGGCGGAGCCCGAGCCGCACAGGGACGTCTCGAGGCGTGTTTCGGAAAGCCATCCCCACCCGCTTGCCTGCACCAATGCTGAAATTTCTTGAACCAGAGATGGGGGGTCAGCCGGGGCATTTCAACCCCAGTCAAAACCAAATCAGTCTTCGAGCAGGAAGTGGGCCCGGGCCGTGGCGATGGGTTGGGAACGGGACTTTTGCCAGGCCGAGATCATCACATTGGCAACCCGGTTGCCCTGGCGGGTCAGGCGGCATTCTGCGTAGGTTTCGCGGTTAAGACCCGCACGCAGGTAATCCAGGGAAAAGTCGACAATTCTCGGCATCCGCAGTGTGTCCTGGGACATGATCAGGTAGATCGCTGCCGACATTTCCATGAAGCCACCAATCACACCGCCGTGAATCGCCGGCAAAATCGGATTGCCCAGGTTCTCTTCTTTCTTTGGCAACCGGAAAATCAGGTCGTCTCCAAAGCGGTCGCATTGCAAACCAATCCAGGTGGCGTAGGGAATGCTCTCCAGCATGCGGGAGAAGTCGCCGGTTTGTTGGGTGTATTTGAGGATTTCCGGGTCGGTCATTCCTCGCCTCCGGTGATCAGGTCTCGGTAGGATTTCGGGGTGGCTTCTTTGCCGATTCTCATGAACGTGCCAACACAGTTGGCAATGGTTTCACCGCCGTACTGATAGGCCTCGCAGCGGGTAAAGATGATATTCTTGGTGATCTTGTAGGTCTCGGCCCGGGCGTAGACAGGTTTGTGGGGTTCGGCCGGGCGCATGTAGTCCACCCGCAAATCCAGGGTCGGGCAAAGTTCGAAGT from the Marinobacter sp. LQ44 genome contains:
- a CDS encoding PaaI family thioesterase, with translation MTDPEILKYTQQTGDFSRMLESIPYATWIGLQCDRFGDDLIFRLPKKEENLGNPILPAIHGGVIGGFMEMSAAIYLIMSQDTLRMPRIVDFSLDYLRAGLNRETYAECRLTRQGNRVANVMISAWQKSRSQPIATARAHFLLED
- a CDS encoding PaaI family thioesterase, whose amino-acid sequence is MNDETRINRVNRFVNTLNQACELGLSAKEAGEGYLVMELPYSDKIIGNPDTGVIHGGAITTLMDTASGSVMICALEDFELCPTLDLRVDYMRPAEPHKPVYARAETYKITKNIIFTRCEAYQYGGETIANCVGTFMRIGKEATPKSYRDLITGGEE